TAAATCACTGTTAGATAAAAATCTGAGTCCCTAACGCAACTTAAAAGCGAGATAGGATGATTTATATTAAGTTTTAGCACCCCGCCACTCATGCAAGATTGGCATAGTAAACAATCCCCACGCCAAACCCGTAATTAACCCAAAAGGCGTAACCAGATAATTATTAAAATTCCACAAACCAAAAACTTGCGCTGCCAATTCCAAAGGATAAGCCATCATCAGCACACTTGCTAAAGCCACACCACTCCAGCCATATTGACTCAACCAGTAAAATCCCTTACCACCAGTTATTCCGTACAACAGACGAGTAATCAGCAAACCCGTGACAGTGCCATAGCAGCGCATACACACAGCCATAATAAACGGTGGTGCTAAATCTAACCCCATATCTGGTTGCGGACAGACATGATTACCCATGAAATAAATGATGTCCGCAATCCCAGGAAGCAAAGACACTCCAGACGCAGCCAAAAAGGGAGCAATAGGCGGGCCAAAAACCATTCCTACCAACAAGAAATCAGCGATAAAACTGACCCAATTAATCTGCAACTCTTCACTAAAAGCTACTCTTATCATCTTCCTTTCTTCGCGTCCTTTGCGTCTTCGCGGTACCCTACGGGAAGCCCTTTCAGGTCTACGTTTTCTTAACCTACCTTATTTACATAAGGACTTGTCAACTTATCCAACTGCTGAATCAACAGACTGAGGAATAATCCCACATCCGTCACCACACCCACCGATTCTACAGAACCGCGATCGCTTAACTTAGTCACCACAGCTGGATTAATATCTACACACACCATCTTCACACCCGCCGGAGTCATATTCCCCACGCCAATGGAGTGCAGCATCGATGACAACATCAAAATCATCTCTGCACCTTCTAAATGTTTGGCATATTCTTCCTGTGCTTGAATCAAATCCATTACGGTATCAGGTAAAGGCCCGTCATCCCGAATCGATCCCGCAAGCACAAAAGGTACATTATTGTGGACACATTCATACATCACGCCACTTTTAATTGCTCCCGCCTCCACAGCTTTGGGGATGCTGCCATAACGGCGGATACTATTAATTACCTTCAGGTGATGGCGGTGTCCACCACGGACGGCGATACCCCGCTTCATGTCCACACCCAAGGAAGTGCCCATGATATTTTGCTCGATGTCGTGAACTGCGATCGCATTTCCACCCAGCAACGCCTGTACATATCCTTCTCGAATTAGTTGCGCCAAGTGTTCGCCGCCACCAGTGTGAATCACCACTGGGCCAGCCGTGACAACTACTTTACCACCAGCATCGCGGATTTTACGTAATTCCCAAGCCACTTGCTCAACAACCAATTCCACACGCCGTTCGCTGGAAACCCCCGCCGACATAAAGCTGAATTCTTGAGTGCTGCGGAGTTCGCGCGATTCAGTTTTGCGGATGGTGCGGATACCTAATACATCTACAATTACCTGCTCGCCTACTTTTAAATCGCGGAGTATTTTACACCGAGCAACTAAACCTGTGGGAGATTGAGTAATGGCGATCGCGCCATCCATCCGCTGATTTTCTACCTTCACCCACTGACCACTAATGCGTACTTCCGTGGGATAAATGGTACTGACGTAGAAATCATCAGGCGCAACACCATCTTGGATTACCGGCTCCAGCTTGGCATCTCGCTCATCATGGGGTAAATCTACAGCACCCAAATCAATCAACATTGAGATGATTTCTTCCATCACCTCATGAGATGGTGCTGATACCTTCACCTCTGCGGCTGAGGTACTTTGTCGTTGTTCTCCCAAGTTGAAATTTAAGACTTGGAAGCTTCCCCCGGCATCTATAATCAAATCCAAAGCACGGTTAATTAAGCCAGCATCTAGCAAATGTCCTTCCATGCGAATGACGCGGCTTTCTACCGAGACATTGGCATGAATTTCATCTCTAACTGGTTCTGTCACCCGGAGAGTTAAGCATTTAGCCGCACCACCAGCTTTGAGAAATTCCGTCAGCGGTGTTTCCAGCACTTGGAAACCTACATCTGCAAGGCGGGTTTTCAAAGCATCACTCGCCTTGTTCATGATGACGATGTTATCCACATTCACTGTATTACAAGCGAAGTTGACTGCATCGGCTTCAGCAATGGCGATACGCTTTTCTGGGGCGACTCGCATTTCAATTAAGCGGTTGGAGTAAGAATCAAAAGCACCGGGATAGTAAAGCAAATAGCCATTTGTTAAAGGACAAAAGCAGGTATCCAGGTGATAGAAACGTTCGTCTATTAATCGTAGGGATAGCACCTCAATATCCAGCCATTTAGCTAGATAAGGGTGAGAATCTAATTCCGAGCGGAAACCGTATCCCGCCCATAACCAGCGTCCTTCTCGATCCAGCAGTGCGTCTCCTGCTCCCTCAAAGGGTAAATCTTTGGGAAGTTCATTGACTTTATAACCATTTGCCTCAAACCATTGTTTGAAGAAAGGCTCCTCGCCCTGACGTTCTTTGTGCAAAAAGCGGCTGAGAACGACATTATCACCTAGAACTAAGCCAGCGTTGGCAGTAAAAACCAAATCAGGCCAGCCTTTTTCAGGTGGTACTAAGTCTACAATGGCGTGTTGTTTGAGGATTTGATGTAGTCCCTGCCACTGTTCCACGGCGCGATCGCGCGATGACTTGTGAATATTCCCTTCCATCCAAGGATTAATCACATAGTCCACATCGTAGTGGTCAGGAGGGCACATTAAAAAGCGAATCCGGGAAGTCATAAAAATCTTAGCGTTTTATATGCTACAAGCTTACTTTGAATACAGATTTCCTTTCTCTACAGGTAAAATCTGCTACTAGAGCTTCTATCTTTTGATAGACTTTACAAAGCCTTCGTGATCAATTCTATTACTGGAAGATGGTAATAATACTAATTCAAAATTCAAAATTCAAAATTCAAAATTCATAAAGCCTGATTTAATCTGGGTTTCCAGGAAAGTGGGCAGGTAAAAACACCGTTAAAAGCAGCAAATATTGGTAGCGATCGCTCTTTTCCTCTTCCTTATCCTTTATATGACAAGGGATTGGGAAGGGGACAAGTTTTACCCTTGTCCCTTTCCTAATCCC
This Nostoc sp. C052 DNA region includes the following protein-coding sequences:
- a CDS encoding DUF2085 domain-containing protein — translated: MIRVAFSEELQINWVSFIADFLLVGMVFGPPIAPFLAASGVSLLPGIADIIYFMGNHVCPQPDMGLDLAPPFIMAVCMRCYGTVTGLLITRLLYGITGGKGFYWLSQYGWSGVALASVLMMAYPLELAAQVFGLWNFNNYLVTPFGLITGLAWGLFTMPILHEWRGAKT
- a CDS encoding TIGR00300 family protein; translated protein: MTSRIRFLMCPPDHYDVDYVINPWMEGNIHKSSRDRAVEQWQGLHQILKQHAIVDLVPPEKGWPDLVFTANAGLVLGDNVVLSRFLHKERQGEEPFFKQWFEANGYKVNELPKDLPFEGAGDALLDREGRWLWAGYGFRSELDSHPYLAKWLDIEVLSLRLIDERFYHLDTCFCPLTNGYLLYYPGAFDSYSNRLIEMRVAPEKRIAIAEADAVNFACNTVNVDNIVIMNKASDALKTRLADVGFQVLETPLTEFLKAGGAAKCLTLRVTEPVRDEIHANVSVESRVIRMEGHLLDAGLINRALDLIIDAGGSFQVLNFNLGEQRQSTSAAEVKVSAPSHEVMEEIISMLIDLGAVDLPHDERDAKLEPVIQDGVAPDDFYVSTIYPTEVRISGQWVKVENQRMDGAIAITQSPTGLVARCKILRDLKVGEQVIVDVLGIRTIRKTESRELRSTQEFSFMSAGVSSERRVELVVEQVAWELRKIRDAGGKVVVTAGPVVIHTGGGEHLAQLIREGYVQALLGGNAIAVHDIEQNIMGTSLGVDMKRGIAVRGGHRHHLKVINSIRRYGSIPKAVEAGAIKSGVMYECVHNNVPFVLAGSIRDDGPLPDTVMDLIQAQEEYAKHLEGAEMILMLSSMLHSIGVGNMTPAGVKMVCVDINPAVVTKLSDRGSVESVGVVTDVGLFLSLLIQQLDKLTSPYVNKVG